The Puntigrus tetrazona isolate hp1 unplaced genomic scaffold, ASM1883169v1 S000000283, whole genome shotgun sequence genome contains a region encoding:
- the zgc:92749 gene encoding elongation of very long chain fatty acids protein 6-like, with translation MKNARVLAYRDADWLRARPRLLPLPPTITKSSRSVQTDLLGNTFITSRTPAEDLNTHRRMKMNESLHAFDFERQFNDRAALEWFEQNCVQTVFQEIYDCSDYLMDKTGEQRSFCPGVTRAFIFFGRLFMKDRQKLDLRKPLMLWSLCLAIFSVMGAMRTGWYMFSTLRSDGLRGSVCDTDFYSAPVSKFWAFAFTLSKAPELGDTVFIVLRKQRLIFLHWYHHITVLLYTWYTYKERVAGGGWFMTMNYTVHAFMYSYYTAKASGARVPRLLAVLVTLLQIAQMLAGLSVLGLVWVWKHHERCFSTTQNMACASLMYLSYLLLFSVFFYQSYLRRSGDQKRDKRE, from the exons ATGAAAAATGCACGCGTCTTGGCGTACCGTGacgctgattggctgagagcgCGGCCCCGACTCCTCCCCCTCCCGCCCACAATCACGAAGTCCAGCAGGAGCGTTCAGACCGATCTTCTCGGGAACACCTTCATCACTTCGAGGACACCTGCAGAAGACCTGAACACTCACCGAAGGATGAAGATGAACGAGTCTCTTCACGCGTTTGACTTCGAGCGGCAGTTTAACGATCGCGCCGCGCTCGAGTGGTTTGAACAGAACTG TGTTCAGACGGTTTTCCAGGAGATTTATGACTGTTCTGATTATTTGATGGATAAGACGG GGGAGCAGCGTTCGTTCTGTCCGGGCGTGACGCGCGCCTTCATTTTCTTCGGACGCCTCTTTATGAAGGACAGACAGAAGCTGGACCTGAGGAAGCCTCTCATGCTCTGGTCGTTATGTCTGGCCATATTCAG tgtgatgGGAGCGATGCGGACGGGCTGGTACATGTTCAGCACGCTGCGGTCAGACGGGCTCCGGGGGTCAGTGTGTGACACAGACTTCTACAGCGCCCCCGTCAGCAAGTTCTGGGCGTTCGCCTTCACTCTGAGTAAAGCTCCGGAGCTCG GAGACACGGTGTTCATCGTCCTGAGGAAGCAGCGTCTGATCTTCCTGCACTGGTATCATCACATCACCGTCCTGCTGTACACCTGGTACACCTATAAAGAGCGCGTGGCCGGCGGCGGCTGGTTCATGACCATGAACTACACCGTCCACGCGTTCATGTACAGCTACTACACGGCTAAAGCGTCCGGCGCGCGCGTGCCGCGGCTCCTGGCCGTGTTGGTCACGCTCCTGCAGATCGCACAGATGCTGGCGGGCCTGAGCGTCCTGGGCCTGGTCTGGGTCTGGAAACACCACGAGCGCTGCTTCTCCACCACGCAGAACATGGCCTGCGCCTCGCTCATGTACCTCAGCTACCTGCTGCTCTTCTCCGTCTTCTTCTATCAGTCCTACCTCAGACGCTCCGGAGACCAGAAGAGAGACAAGCGAGAGTAA
- the zgc:86738 gene encoding transmembrane protein 150A-like isoform X2 translates to MEMSGVSSDRMIQRNSFGGGGMSLWFLVPISLPVFTLPGIWTIYAMALNNQHVCPVNNWVYNSTCETSLVLQSGSDLCCTLDNIPLISKCGGVPPESCWFSLLCSTASFVVIVIGLLRYAQLIHKHSNSVLNIEGLFAGWLCAAGLMIVGNFQ, encoded by the exons ATGGAGATGAGTGGAGTTTCGTCTGATAGAATGATTCAGAGAAACTCTTTCGGAGGAGGTGGGATGTCTCTGTGGTTTCTGGTCCCCATCAGTTTGCCTGTGTTCACTCTGCCTGGAATCTGGACCAT atATGCGATGGCCCTGAACAACCAGCACGTCTGTCCTGTGAACAACTG GGTATATAACTCCACCTGTGAGACGTCTTTGGTTCTTCAGAGCGGATCTGACCTGTGCTGCACGCTGGACAACATCCCACTCATCAG TAAATGTGGTGGCGTTCCTCCAGAGAGCTGCTGGTTCAGTCTGCTGTGCAGCACTGCTTCGTTCGTGG TGATTGTGATCGGTCTGCTGCGTTACGCTCAGCTCATCCATAAGCACAGTAACAGCGTGTTGAACATCGAGGGTCTGTTTGCCGGGTGGCTCTGTGCGGCAGGACTCATGATTGTGGGAAACTTTCAA TGA
- the zgc:86738 gene encoding transmembrane protein 150A-like isoform X1: MEMSGVSSDRMIQRNSFGGGGMSLWFLVPISLPVFTLPGIWTIYAMALNNQHVCPVNNWVYNSTCETSLVLQSGSDLCCTLDNIPLISKCGGVPPESCWFSLLCSTASFVVIVIGLLRYAQLIHKHSNSVLNIEGLFAGWLCAAGLMIVGNFQVDHAKVLHYVGAGLAFPGSLLFVCVQTLLSYRAAETPRDFQTAHLRLTLTALAFTTLILSGVFFIQESFVLQHAAAILEWMFAIIVLSFYSSFSLEFGSISSQTLGALVTRRDGVSEEGRKLEKV; encoded by the exons ATGGAGATGAGTGGAGTTTCGTCTGATAGAATGATTCAGAGAAACTCTTTCGGAGGAGGTGGGATGTCTCTGTGGTTTCTGGTCCCCATCAGTTTGCCTGTGTTCACTCTGCCTGGAATCTGGACCAT atATGCGATGGCCCTGAACAACCAGCACGTCTGTCCTGTGAACAACTG GGTATATAACTCCACCTGTGAGACGTCTTTGGTTCTTCAGAGCGGATCTGACCTGTGCTGCACGCTGGACAACATCCCACTCATCAG TAAATGTGGTGGCGTTCCTCCAGAGAGCTGCTGGTTCAGTCTGCTGTGCAGCACTGCTTCGTTCGTGG TGATTGTGATCGGTCTGCTGCGTTACGCTCAGCTCATCCATAAGCACAGTAACAGCGTGTTGAACATCGAGGGTCTGTTTGCCGGGTGGCTCTGTGCGGCAGGACTCATGATTGTGGGAAACTTTCAA GTGGACCACGCTAAAGTTCTCCATTACGTGGGCGCGGGTCTGGCCTTCCCAGGCAgtctgctgtttgtgtgtgtgcagacgCTGCTTTCGTATCGCGCGGCCGAGACGCCCAGAGACTTCCAGACGGCTCATCTGCGCCTGACGCTCACCGCCCTGGCCTTCACCACCCTCATACTCA GCGGTGTGTTTTTCATCCAGGAGAGCTTCGTCCTCCAGCACGCGGCTGCTATATTGGAGTGGATGTTCGCCATCATCGTGCTGTCGTTTTACAGCTCCTTCTCGCTCGAGTTCGGCTCCATCTCTTCACAAACCCTCGGCGCGCTGGTGACCAGACGAGACGGCGTGTCTGAGGAGGGACGGAAACTAGAGAAAGTCTAG
- the dydc2 gene encoding DPY30 domain containing 2 isoform X3 yields the protein MDSQYVNRTLGLCLSQGLAELIENRPRDPVHFLALWILKYKENQENQERKSSSRRQLEEEQRRLHEETLHQKLLEDEENRIRAAEQLQVAPEQQAEPDQGEDQQIDAVDQTETDPPAEDQADRRESDEDRTSELLNTERSQAQDTQRDTDEPGPETEEDPDERQTETEDKESEKPEEMEEKPEQTDPAEI from the exons ATGGACTCGCAGTATGTGAACCGGACTCTGgggctctgtctctctcagggtCTCGCCGAACTGATCGAGAACAGACCGAGGGACCCCGTCCACTTCCTGGCGCTCTGGATCCTCAAATACAAGGAGAACCAGGAGAACCAGGAGcgg aAGTCTTCTTCTCGGAGACAGTTGGAGGAGGAGCAGCGGAGGCTTCATGAAGAAACGCTGCACCAGAAACTCCTTGAAGACGAGGAGAACCGGATCAGAGCCGCAGAGCAGCTCCAGGTCGCTCCAGAGCAACAG GCTGAGCCGGACCAGGGAGAAGACCAG CAGATAGATGCAGTGGATCAGACCGAGACAGATCCTCCAGCAGAAGATCAG GCGGATCGTAGAGAATCAGATGAGGACCGGACCTCTGAGCTCCTGAACACCGAGAGATCTCAGGCTCAGGACACACAG AGGGACACAGACGAGCCTGGACCAGAGACAGAAGAAGATCCtgatgagagacagacagagactgagGACAAA GAATCAGAAAAACCTGAAGAGATGGAAGAGAAACCAGAGCAGACCGATCCTGCAGAGATCTGA
- the dydc2 gene encoding DPY30 domain containing 2 isoform X1, translating into MDSQYVNRTLGLCLSQGLAELIENRPRDPVHFLALWILKYKENQENQERKSSSRRQLEEEQRRLHEETLHQKLLEDEENRIRAAEQLQVAPEQQAEPDQGEDQQIDAVDQTETDPPAEDQEADRRESDEDRTSELLNTERSQAQDTQRDTDEPGPETEEDPDERQTETEDKESEKPEEMEEKPEQTDPAEI; encoded by the exons ATGGACTCGCAGTATGTGAACCGGACTCTGgggctctgtctctctcagggtCTCGCCGAACTGATCGAGAACAGACCGAGGGACCCCGTCCACTTCCTGGCGCTCTGGATCCTCAAATACAAGGAGAACCAGGAGAACCAGGAGcgg aAGTCTTCTTCTCGGAGACAGTTGGAGGAGGAGCAGCGGAGGCTTCATGAAGAAACGCTGCACCAGAAACTCCTTGAAGACGAGGAGAACCGGATCAGAGCCGCAGAGCAGCTCCAGGTCGCTCCAGAGCAACAG GCTGAGCCGGACCAGGGAGAAGACCAG CAGATAGATGCAGTGGATCAGACCGAGACAGATCCTCCAGCAGAAGATCAG GAGGCGGATCGTAGAGAATCAGATGAGGACCGGACCTCTGAGCTCCTGAACACCGAGAGATCTCAGGCTCAGGACACACAG AGGGACACAGACGAGCCTGGACCAGAGACAGAAGAAGATCCtgatgagagacagacagagactgagGACAAA GAATCAGAAAAACCTGAAGAGATGGAAGAGAAACCAGAGCAGACCGATCCTGCAGAGATCTGA
- the dydc2 gene encoding DPY30 domain containing 2 isoform X2 → MDSQYVNRTLGLCLSQGLAELIENRPRDPVHFLALWILKYKENQENQERKSSSRRQLEEEQRRLHEETLHQKLLEDEENRIRAAEQLQVAPEQQAEPDQGEDQIDAVDQTETDPPAEDQEADRRESDEDRTSELLNTERSQAQDTQRDTDEPGPETEEDPDERQTETEDKESEKPEEMEEKPEQTDPAEI, encoded by the exons ATGGACTCGCAGTATGTGAACCGGACTCTGgggctctgtctctctcagggtCTCGCCGAACTGATCGAGAACAGACCGAGGGACCCCGTCCACTTCCTGGCGCTCTGGATCCTCAAATACAAGGAGAACCAGGAGAACCAGGAGcgg aAGTCTTCTTCTCGGAGACAGTTGGAGGAGGAGCAGCGGAGGCTTCATGAAGAAACGCTGCACCAGAAACTCCTTGAAGACGAGGAGAACCGGATCAGAGCCGCAGAGCAGCTCCAGGTCGCTCCAGAGCAACAG GCTGAGCCGGACCAGGGAGAAGACCAG ATAGATGCAGTGGATCAGACCGAGACAGATCCTCCAGCAGAAGATCAG GAGGCGGATCGTAGAGAATCAGATGAGGACCGGACCTCTGAGCTCCTGAACACCGAGAGATCTCAGGCTCAGGACACACAG AGGGACACAGACGAGCCTGGACCAGAGACAGAAGAAGATCCtgatgagagacagacagagactgagGACAAA GAATCAGAAAAACCTGAAGAGATGGAAGAGAAACCAGAGCAGACCGATCCTGCAGAGATCTGA
- the dydc2 gene encoding DPY30 domain containing 2 isoform X4 has product MDSQYVNRTLGLCLSQGLAELIENRPRDPVHFLALWILKYKENQENQERKSSSRRQLEEEQRRLHEETLHQKLLEDEENRIRAAEQLQVAPEQQAEPDQGEDQIDAVDQTETDPPAEDQADRRESDEDRTSELLNTERSQAQDTQRDTDEPGPETEEDPDERQTETEDKESEKPEEMEEKPEQTDPAEI; this is encoded by the exons ATGGACTCGCAGTATGTGAACCGGACTCTGgggctctgtctctctcagggtCTCGCCGAACTGATCGAGAACAGACCGAGGGACCCCGTCCACTTCCTGGCGCTCTGGATCCTCAAATACAAGGAGAACCAGGAGAACCAGGAGcgg aAGTCTTCTTCTCGGAGACAGTTGGAGGAGGAGCAGCGGAGGCTTCATGAAGAAACGCTGCACCAGAAACTCCTTGAAGACGAGGAGAACCGGATCAGAGCCGCAGAGCAGCTCCAGGTCGCTCCAGAGCAACAG GCTGAGCCGGACCAGGGAGAAGACCAG ATAGATGCAGTGGATCAGACCGAGACAGATCCTCCAGCAGAAGATCAG GCGGATCGTAGAGAATCAGATGAGGACCGGACCTCTGAGCTCCTGAACACCGAGAGATCTCAGGCTCAGGACACACAG AGGGACACAGACGAGCCTGGACCAGAGACAGAAGAAGATCCtgatgagagacagacagagactgagGACAAA GAATCAGAAAAACCTGAAGAGATGGAAGAGAAACCAGAGCAGACCGATCCTGCAGAGATCTGA
- the LOC122333482 gene encoding peroxiredoxin-like 2A isoform X1 translates to MERLALTVFEALRSFTELFLTPPLRATLPDLSDTDLRTLDPDDRVFKARELWESSGAVIMAVRRPGUFLCREEASDLSSLKPQLDECGVSLFAVVKENISSEIQDFRAFFNGEIFLDQQRGFFGPRERWMGVSGALRAGVWRNGWRAYQSGFWGNVRGEGLVLGAVYVIGPAQQGILLEHREMEFGDKVKKSDVIQALERIQTQLKLK, encoded by the exons ATGGAGCGTCTCGCTCTGACCGTCTTCGAGGCGTTGCGCTCCTTCACCGAGCTGTTTCTCACTCCGCCGCTCAGAGCCACGCTCCCTGACCTGAGTGACACTGACCTCAGGACCCTGGACCCCG ATGATCGAGTGTTTAAGGCCAGAGAACTGTGGGAGAGTTCAGGAGCCGTTATCATGGCTGTGAGGAGACCCGGATGATTCCTGTGCAgagag gaggcGTCTGATCTCTCCTCTCTGAAGCCTCAGCTGGACGAGTGTGGAGTGTCTCTGTTTGCTGTGGTCAAGGAGAACATCTCCTCAGAGATCCAGGACTTCAGAGCCTTCTTTAACGGAGAGATCTTCCTCGATCAGCAG AGGGGCTTCTTCGGGCCCCGGGAGCGCTGGATGGGCGTCTCGGGGGCCCTGCGAGCCGGAGTCTGGAGGAACGGGTGGAGGGCGTATCAGAGCGGATTCTGGGGAAACGTTCGAGGAGAAGGCTTGGTTCTGGGGGCGGTGTATGTGATCGGACCGGCTCAACAG GGAATCCTGCTGGAACACAGAGAGATGGAGTTCGGAGACAAAGTCAAGAAGTCCGATGTGATTCAAGCTCTTGAACGGATTCAAACgcaactgaaattaaaatag
- the LOC122333482 gene encoding peroxiredoxin-like 2A isoform X2, whose translation MERLALTVFEALRSFTELFLTPPLRATLPDLSDTDLRTLDPDDRVFKARELWESSGAVIMAVRRPGUFLCREPQLDECGVSLFAVVKENISSEIQDFRAFFNGEIFLDQQRGFFGPRERWMGVSGALRAGVWRNGWRAYQSGFWGNVRGEGLVLGAVYVIGPAQQGILLEHREMEFGDKVKKSDVIQALERIQTQLKLK comes from the exons ATGGAGCGTCTCGCTCTGACCGTCTTCGAGGCGTTGCGCTCCTTCACCGAGCTGTTTCTCACTCCGCCGCTCAGAGCCACGCTCCCTGACCTGAGTGACACTGACCTCAGGACCCTGGACCCCG ATGATCGAGTGTTTAAGGCCAGAGAACTGTGGGAGAGTTCAGGAGCCGTTATCATGGCTGTGAGGAGACCCGGATGATTCCTGTGCAgagag CCTCAGCTGGACGAGTGTGGAGTGTCTCTGTTTGCTGTGGTCAAGGAGAACATCTCCTCAGAGATCCAGGACTTCAGAGCCTTCTTTAACGGAGAGATCTTCCTCGATCAGCAG AGGGGCTTCTTCGGGCCCCGGGAGCGCTGGATGGGCGTCTCGGGGGCCCTGCGAGCCGGAGTCTGGAGGAACGGGTGGAGGGCGTATCAGAGCGGATTCTGGGGAAACGTTCGAGGAGAAGGCTTGGTTCTGGGGGCGGTGTATGTGATCGGACCGGCTCAACAG GGAATCCTGCTGGAACACAGAGAGATGGAGTTCGGAGACAAAGTCAAGAAGTCCGATGTGATTCAAGCTCTTGAACGGATTCAAACgcaactgaaattaaaatag
- the pdzd7b gene encoding PDZ domain-containing protein 7, which produces MDVFVWQRADRGVLGSSSQMEAETGEAGETLSLTVIRAGDGQLGFSVRGGSEHGLGVFISRVQKNSAAELAGLCVGDKLLEVNGVSLENISMSSAVKVMMGHARLRLLVQRLGRVPGLRYTNEKTTWVDLIHRRMVVEESDAPVSVYSSDGALCRTVHLHLSQHQPCLGLNIRGGREYNLGIYISKLDPGGLAEQGGVKMGDQILSANGVSFENINHYRAVEVLKSQPHVILTIKETGRYPAYKEMVTELSWMNKTGSEAVCSSSQGSESHSSTSSLSSGTPLGSVSGLSQATLPVSLPLGAKMSDACGSAEAQFHPESTDSDGHAEQLRTVSRGPTELLQDSAIRSEGELGHRRREGRKTSLLTAFSRPSPPVRRTRSHVTVSEEEKKRTRKQTERGEEASSPLQRSRMFFSLFRKRDSSRSAPDLRPLRESGLGNITQMSALTQVREMAVRLLEDEDVVVLMEICERYLSERGLKTFVHPLLAVLNTPEKLLLLREIRSLVSSADLPLFNSMVSPFEEGAYDVLKSRSCRSSPLRSLSSVRPRPQRHLITPVPDLCGGFELHATEDLERRSQLLEALERLHLSCGQDQNESRGFSPLLDVPVDTFAHSDSLTSSGTSGLLPNWLLAENTRPDPGQALLSESGRSDVLSTVVDAPRHKRPLLSQVFGSLKKSHSSTVSPAAEKHSSEEFELTTVHISKTKQSLGISISGGSESRVQPVVKIERIFPGGAASASDALRAGFELVSVDGVSLQAVTHQDAVDIIRQAFSNKNINPMQLVVKVPREPGVS; this is translated from the exons atggatgtgtttgtgtggcaGCGAGCTGACAGAGGGGTTCTGGGATCATCGTCACAGATGGAGGCTGAGACAGGCGAAGCAG GTGAGACGCTGAGCCTGACGGTCATCAGGGCTGGTGATGGTCAGCTGGGCTTCAGCGTGCGAGGAGGATCTGAACATGGACTCGGTGTCTTCATCAGCAGAGTGCAGAAGAACAGCGCCGCAG agctgGCGGGGCTGTGTGTCGGTGATAAGCTGCTGGAGGTGAACGGCGTGAGTCTGGAGAACATCAGCATGAGCAGCGCTGTGAAGGTGATGATGGGTCACGCTCGCCTCCGTCTGCTCGTCCAGCGGCTGGGACGCGTGCCTGGCCTTCGGTACACTAACGAGAAGACCACCTG ggtgGATCTGATCCATCGGCGGATGGTGGTGGAGGAATCGGACGCTCCCGTCTCGGTGTACAGCTCAGATGGAGCACTGTGCCGGACGGTTCACCTCCATCTCTCTCAGCACCAGCCCTGTCTGGGGCTCAACATCCGCGGAGGACGAGAATACAACCTGGGCATCTATATCTCCAA GCTGGATCCTGGAGGTCTGGCGGAACAGGGCGGAGTTAAGATGGGCGATCAGATCCTCTCAGCCAATGGCGTGAGCTTTGAGAACATTAACCATTACAGAGCTGTGGAAGTGCTAAAGAGTCAGCCTCATGTCATACTGACTATAAAA GAAACAGGCAGATATCCGGCCTACAAAGAAATGGTGACAGAGCTCAGCTGGATGAATAAAA CGGGCAGTGAAGCGGTCTGTTCGTCCTCGCAAGGGTCAGAGTCTCACTCGTCCACCTCCTCTCTGTCCTCCGGGACGCCCCTGGGCTCCGTGAGCGGACTCTCTCAAGCCACTCTGCCCGTCAGCTTGCCTTTAGGAGCCAAAATGTCTGACGCCTGCGGCTCCGCCGAGGCCCAGTTTCATCCAGAGTCCACTGATAGTGACGGTCATGCAGAGCAGCTGCGGACCGTCAGCCGAGGACCCACAGAACTGCTGCAGGACTCTGCGATCCGGAGCGAAGGAGAGCTGGGACACAGAAGAAGGGAAGGCAGGAAAACATCTCTGCTCACGGCTTTCAGCAGACCGAGTCCTCCTGTACGCCGAACCCGAAGTCACGTGACCGTGTCAG AAGAGGAAAAGAAACGGACGAGGAAGCAGACCGAAAGAGGAGAAGAGGCAAGCAGTCCGCTGCAGCGCTCCAGAATGTTCTTCAGTCTGTTTCGAAAGAGAGATTCCTCGAGATCCGCTCCAGATCTCCGTCCGCTCAGAGAGAGCGGTCTGGGTAATATTACACAAAT GAGCGCTCTAACTCAGGTGCGAGAGATGGCCGTCAGATTGCTGGAGGATGAAGACGTGGTCGTGCTCATGGAGATCTGTGAGCGG TATCTATCAGAGCGAGGGCTGAAGACGTTCGTGCATCCGCTGCTGGCCGTCCTGAACACGCCAGAGAAGCTCCTGCTGCTCCGAGAGATCAG ATCGCTCGTGTCCTCCGCTGATCTTCCGCTCTTCAACAGCATGGTGTCTCCATTTGAAGAAGGAGCTTACGATGTTCTGAAGAGTCGCTCAT GCCGAAGTTCTCCCCTCCGCTCTCTCTCCTCAGTCAGGCCACGCCCCCAGCGACACCTCATCACACCTGTACCAG ATCTGTGCGGTGGATTTGAGCTTCACGCCACCGAGGATCTTGAGAGACGGAGTCAGCTTCTGGAAGCTCTGGAGCGCCTGCATCTGTCCTGCGGTCAGGACCAGAACGAGTCCAGAGGCTTCAGCCCGTTGCTGGACGTTCCTGTGGACACTTTCGCTCATTCAGACTCGCTGACCTCCTCCGGGACGTCTGGGCTCCTTCCTAACTGGCTGCTGGCGGAGAACACGCGTCCAGACCCTGGTCAAGC TCTCCTGTCAGAGAGCGGACGGTCAGATGTTCTGTCCACTGTAGTGGATGCTCCTCGACACAAGAGACCGCTGCTGTCGCAGGTCTTCGGCTCCCTGAAGAAGTCCCACAGTTCAACAGTGTCTCCTGCGGCGGAGAAACACAGCAGTGAAGAGTTTGAGCTCACCACCGTCCACATCAGCAAAACCAAGCAGTCTCTGG GGATCAGTATATCCGGAGGCTCAGAGTCTCGGGTTCAGCCCGTGGTGAAGATCGAGAGGATTTTCCCCGGAGGAGCTGCGTCTGCCAGCGATGCTCTGCGG GCTGGTTTTGAGCTGGTGTCAGTGGACGGCGTCTCTCTGCAGGCCGTCACTCATCAGGACGCTGTGGACATCATCCGACAGGCCTTCAGTAATAAGAACATCAACCCCATGCAGCTCGTGGTCAAAGTTCCCCGAGAGCCCGGAGTCTCATGA
- the lzts2b gene encoding LOW QUALITY PROTEIN: leucine zipper putative tumor suppressor 2 homolog (The sequence of the model RefSeq protein was modified relative to this genomic sequence to represent the inferred CDS: inserted 8 bases in 5 codons; deleted 1 base in 1 codon; substituted 1 base at 1 genomic stop codon): protein MALVQSLPVSIDHPGPGLDPRLHPASPPLMGAMGAVSSVMQSHVTYPDRANIEVSTNFRKGTXGSGRLLAKPRRGSRTPSSKRRAMAGRAKGFGTRSYSHEDLIRDWNDNHLELASTGGDGPPKLVPVSGQLERNVQQAIIRPTAFKPVVXSGRNRLQYLSSLLGAGLSGSQGNLSTFSQKTATVSVTTERRSSYSGARNALFSQSFTLTDTARHSLTNLQSEAENTXGHSNSDSGRSSSSKSSGPXAAGPAADRPADPPPVQAYETIVRDLEDKLRDRDLELQRLRDNLDENEAAICQVYEERQKRTELEIEEFRQTCAAKMQKASHKAQREQQLLQLQVFQLQQEKKKQQEDMNQLLQERQRLEERCASFEREHTQLGPRLEETKWEVCQKSGEISLLKQQLKDLQADLAQRVGELVTLRGQLREVRGELQTSQIQLQEALAGSRTRTLELEVCENELQRRKSENELLRDKMSRLEEESSHLRLSAGDADELQASKEQAERLRAELAXERQSSSQSGAAFESERKSWEEEKDKVIRYQKQLQQNYVQMYKRNRDLERXARQLSLELESREQDDDSSGTVTFDDVAATEI, encoded by the exons ATGGCGCTGGTCCAGTCTCTCCCCGTGTCCATTGACCATCCTGGACCAGGCCTGGACCCGCGCCTCCATCCCGCCTCGCCTCCTCTGATGGGAgcgatgggtgccgtcagcagCGTGATGCAGAGCCACGTCACTTATCCCGACCGGGCAAACATAGAGGTCAGCACCAACTTCCGTAAGGGCA CTGGCTCTGGGCGCCTGCTGGCGAAACCTCGCAGAGGAAGCCGGACTCCGTCCAGCAAGAGGAGGGCCATGGCCGGACGAGCCAAAGGCTTCGGGACTCGCTCGTATTCACACGAGGACTTGATAAGAGACTGGAACGACAATCACTTGGAGCTGGCTTCCACTGGAGGAGACGGACCTCCCAAACTGGTTCCAGTGTCTGGACAATTAGAAAGA AACGTTCAGCAGGCCATAATCAGACCCACTGCCTTCAAACCCGTGGT CTCGGGCCGGAACAGGCTTCAGTACCTGTCCTCGCTGCTCGGAGCCGGCCTGTCGGGCAGCCAGGGAAACCTCAGCACGTTTTCTCAGAAGACGGCGACGGTGTCCGTGACGACGGAGCGGCGCAGCTCTTACAGCGGAGCTCGAAACGCTTTGTTCAGTCAGTCCTTCACCCTGACGGACACGGCCCGGCACTCCCTGACCAACCTCCAGAGCGAGGCCGAAAACA ACGGACACTCCAACTCCGACAGCGGCCGCTCCTCGTCCAGCAAGAGCTCGGGTCCCTGAGCGGCCGGGCCCGCTGCTGACCGACCCGCCGACCCGCCGCCCGTCCAGGCCTACGAGACCATCGTCAGAGACCTGGAGGACAAGCTGAGGGACAGAGACCTGGAGCTGCAGCGGCTCCGAGACAACCTGGACGAGAACGAAGCGGCCATCTGTCAG GTGTACGAGGAGCGTCAGAAGCGCACCGAGCTGGAGATAGAGGAGTTCAGGCAGACCTGCGCCGCTAAGATGCAGAAGGCGTCTCACAAGGCTCAGCGCGAGCAGCAGCTCCTGCAGCTCCAGGTGTttcagctgcagcaggagaagaagaagcagcAGGAGGACATGAACCAGCTCCTGCAGGAGCGTCAGAGGCTGGAGGAGCGCTGCGCCTCCTTCGAGAGAGAACACACTCAGCTCGGGCCCAGGCTGGAGGAGACCAAGTGGGAG GTGTGCCAGAAGTCTGGGGAGATTTCTCTGCTGAAGCAGCAGCTGAAGGACCTGCAGGCCGATCTGGCGCAGCGCGTCGGAGAGCTGGTGACGTTACGAGGACAGCTGCGAGAGGTTCGAGGCGAGCTGCAGACGAGTCAGATTCAGCTGCAGGAGGCGCTCGCAGGCTCTCGCACGCGGACGCTGGAGCTGGAGGTCTGCGAGAACGAACTGCAGCGCCGCAAGAGCGAGAACGAGCTGCTCCGGGACAAAATGAGCCGTCTGGAAGAAGAGTCGTCTCACCTGCGGCTGAGCGCCGGCGACGCCGACGAACTCCAAGCCTCCAAGGAGCAGGCGGAGCGGCTGAGGGCGGAGCTGGC TGAGCGCCAGAGCTCGTCCCAATCGGGCGCGGCGTTCGAG AGCGAGAGGAAGAGCTgggaggaggagaaggacaaAGTGATTCGCTATCAGAAACAGCTGCAGCAGAACTACGTGCAGATGTACAAAAGAAACCGAGATCTGGAGCG CGCCCGACAGCTCAGCCTCGAGCTGGAGTCACGAGAACAGGACGACGACAGCAGCGGAACGGTCACCTTCGACGACGTCGCCGCCACCGAGATCTGA